In the genome of Candidatus Kapaibacterium sp., the window ACAGAGTTAGTTGCTTGTGCAACCGGAGGATCATATGCAAAGTATCTACCGAATCTTAATGTGAAGTTAGAGTAAGTTGAGTCATTTTCTTTTACCAAATCACGTTCTGCCATCACGACCATAGCTTCTAAAACATAGAATCCTATAGTATCAACTTGGCTTTGACGAGCATTCCATCCAGGCATGTTAACGTCAGAAGTTCCGCGTCTAACAAGGTTTGAAATAACTTGTGTACGGCAATAAATTGGGTCATCTTCAATTTTCTCACCTAATTGATTGGCTCTGAATATCTTGACTTTAACGGAGAAGCCCGGAGCATCAATATCGGTATTATTAGATACGCGAACTGAAATCGGAACATTTGTAGCCTGACTTGCAGGAACAAGAGTATAAGGCCAATTAACCTTAACCGAGTTCACCTCGAGGTCTGTTACTTCAGCACGATAAAGAATTTTTATGTTATCCACATAGAAATCATCTGTATCATCTTCGATACAAAGAAGACATTTCTTGTCATTAGTGGCATAAACTTTAATTCTGAAACGGAAGTACTTAGCGCCATCATTTTCCCAAAGTACGAATGTATCCGGGATTGCGATAGCAAATTTCTTATATTCCCAATCAAAACCATCGTCATATGGGTCATGTCTCAAAGAGTTAAATAAACCACTAGCAGCAGCCCCCGGGAGAGCTAATGTAGAATCTTTGAAACTTTCTAAGAAACCAATTAAATGTCCACCACCACCAAATACAGTCAAAGCTGCCATATTGGTAAGAGCTGCATCTTTAGTTCCGCGTCTGAATGGGTGATGTCTCCAATCTTCTAACTTAATATTAGTAATACGGTTGATACCATCACTTGTAGGTTTTGCAAATTCAACTACTAATTCATCAGGCACAGCACTAACAGCGTTACCATTAACATATGGATTCAATGGATTTGGATTTTGATAAACTCTTGGTTCCGGACCTTTCAATATTTGGTCACTGAAACCTCTTGGTTGGTCTTCTTCATATGTAGCTCTTTGTACAGATAAAGTCAATACAGGATTCGGTTTTCCACGTAAATCAATCGGGAAAGAACGAATTTCGTCACCACCGCGATTAGGCGATCTTTTATCCATATAAGCCGGCAATGGTTCACTAAAGCCGTCCATTTGAACACGATTCATTTTGATTACAGGTGATTTCAAAGTCCTTGGGGATGAAATTCCTATTGGATAGTTTGCTGCAACGTATTCACCTCTTGGTGGAAGTGGATATTTTGAAACGATATCACCGGAAACCATTTCGGCATTGATGTTGACCCATTTCCAAGCTGAAGGAATAACATCGCCGGTTTCAGTATCTACATGGAATACAGTACCATCATCTTCGAAGTTACGATATAATGGATTTGGATGGTCATCATAATATCTTCTCATTACAAATAGATTTACTTTCGATGAGTCATCAAAGGGCCAGTTATCACGAAGTTTTTCACCTGATTTAGGGTCAATTGCTTCTGCAATAATATATGCACGAAGTTTACCAATATGATTATCAATAAATTCGTTAGCTTCGAATGGAGGGAATTGAACTTGAACGAAATAGTAAGGAGGTACACCATTGAAACCGGTAGCTTTGAAGTTAGCTACAGGAGTAAAGTTGTAGTTTCCATTAGAAACAGTGACAGATTGACCTAAACGAACTCGAACTGAAGGATCGCCCATACATTCTTGTGGGTTTTCGTCAGTCAAACCTAAGCAAAGTTCATCAATAGGAACTAATCTATTGTAGATTACTCTATTTGTGATAACGTTACGTAGTTGGAATCTGGCACGGAATTTAAGGTCTTGCTTAACAAAGTTAACGCCACCGGGTCCTTGAATTTCATTTGTAAGGTTTTGGATCAATGCAACCGGTTGAATTGCACCCAATCTTTCATGACCTGCTAACATTTCATAATCGTTAACAAGTGTTGTAGGAATTGTTTGAGTAAATTTCAACTTTTCAGATTCATCAATTTTCGGATCCAAGCTTCTAATACGATATTGAATATCGGCAACACGAATAGTGTTTTGCCATTGTTTAAACTTAACTGTTGATTTCCCATCCGGATATTGAACTACCGAATTGTTTAAACGATAACTTTGGAACCATGTTGTTCCTTGAATATATTCACCAGCCCATGGTGAGCCATCAAGAATACCACCCTTGCCAAAATTGACGTGACGTGCAAAACCACGTACACCGCAAGTTGTGTTGTATCTAATTACTTCACGAGCAGGAGTTTTACGGCTTGTTGTGTTCCAACCGTCAGACAATCTTGTAAAGTGGATAGTAATGCTACTATCAACAGCAGATAAAACAACATGTGCATCAACTGTAACATAATTTTCAGTAGTAGTAGGTCTAATATCGGGTGGCATAGTTACGTTACCGAAAGGACCTGCTAAACCGCCTTTAGGTTGAGCATTATAGAATGCAATAATCAATGAGTCGTTAGTATAGGTTCGTTTATAGAACGCCATACCATGCTCATCTCGAACTTTACTTTCAGGTTCGTATTGCGACAGCATCATATCACCCCAAAAAACCGCAATTAGGGCTGTTTTTGAGTTGGCATTGATAGCAGTCATGACGTCACCACCTCGAGTTCTTATACCTCCGAGAGTGTTTGATGGATTGAAAGCTTGAGGATTAGTTGGGTCCATACCTAATACAGAGAATTGATAACCAAAGTTATCAGGAGCAGGGTCATTCAAACCATTCTTATATTGAATGTTGCCTAAACCATCTCTATCAGGAACTCTCGCTCCGGTATTAGGGTTGATTGAGTCTTGAGTATTATTCCAGTTGCGAACCCAAAGTGTATCACGACCACGAACACCACCGGCAAACCAGTCCATACTCATTGGGTCGTAAGCACTTGTAGCGCCTGGAGGAATTACACGGTTTCCATTAGGATCATAGAAATATCTACGATTAGTTAACGCGATTACACCGTTTGTTGACACATAAAATGAGTCATAGCGTAATCCGTTAAAGAAGAAACCACCTTTGATACCTAAGGGAATAGGACCGGCAATGGCTTCGTCTGTCGAATCTGTAGGGCTCTCCCAAAAGTCAGCATCAGCAGGTTGACGGAAGAAAGGTAGTCCTTCTTGCTTATTGTTTTGCCAATATTCTTTTGGAAACATACGTGGACCGGCAACAATTTTACGCCACAATTCTGGTTGATAGTTGGTATCGACAACTGTAGGATTGGGACGCACCCCGGGGAATAATACCGGGTCTAATGATTCTGCATCATCAATCCAGTAATAACCGGTTGATACTGCTGCCTGAGTTGGGTTATTTTGCTGCCCTGTTTCCGAGAAATTACGAGGAAACGATGTCATACCCGAGTTAAAAGGTATGGGCTCACCAAGCTTGCTCTTCCTGAGCAACTCATCCTCATCTTTGTCCTGTGCATGGACATAGTCGAGGGGTAGTGCTATCAAGAGCGCGAGTAGTAGTAAATACTTTTTCATGAGAAAAACCTCAAATTATTAAAACAAAAAATATTAATTAAATCAGTTAAAGCTATTGTTACTTTTTAATGTCAATGTTATCGTTTGAATCTCCAGCCTTTATCTTCAAATTCGAAGACCCAGCCTACTATTTTACCTTCGTCAATGTTATCGAAATTATCCCAATATTCATTAGTATAATTATATCGTGAACTAGTATCATCTTTCGGTAACGTATTAGAATGTTCCATTATATTATTAATGCGTTGCTTCCATTCTTCAAAGCTACTCGGACGTAAATCTATCCATCCTTCGTTGCACCAAGCATTGATATTGGCTTCTGTCAGCTCGAGTTTAGTTTCTCCTCGTCTAACCGGAATTTTAATATCAGCGCCGCGTACATAACTTTTCCCGTCGGGAAGCAATACTGCTATACCAATTGATAAAATCTGCGAACGTAATTGTGTATCATTATTCAATAAATCATATGCTTGTTGTGATAAATTTTCGGCTGAAAAATCATTGATGTTGCGCATTGTGCCGACAATACGCTTCAATAAATATGCTTCATAAAGCAATTTTGATAATCTTGGAGGTCCGAGTAGCTCGAAAGCAACACTATTTACGCCGTGTTCTTGCTCCAATTTATCTAACTTATTCATGGCAATATTTCTCATGATGCCGCCTCTGTAAGTCGGTCCCATCGTGAAAGCATCGAGTCCTTGAATAACATCTTTGCCGGTATTTCCGCCACGAATTTCGTGAACTAAATAATCGGCGATTTCCTCGGGAGTAATAATTTCCATTTGTCCAAGAGCGCTGATAGCTTGAAACTCGCCACGTGAAAAAATTCCGTTTTCGCCGGTATCAATAAATACAGATTTGAATTTTTCACCTGTATCCACCACACCTTCGCTATCGTCAAATACTAACCAGCCATCGGATTTCTTAGCATTATCGAAAGGCATATCTACCAACTGAATGGTTTTACCTTTACGTTTAACTTCGCCATAAGCGATTTTTTTCCAAGCAATAGCTGCCGTTGGTTTGATTTCTTTAACTAATGGTCCGTTTGGAGTTCTTGCTAAAATATAAAGCAATAAAGTCTGGGCACCGGCAACCGCATTTTTAGATAAAAGCACTCTGGACGGGCGCTCCTCGCTATGTGTGTAAGGAATATTGAATCCCATTCCACCTGTACCGCTTGTACCAATCTTAAAATACATTTTCGACCCGGCATCTTGTAAACCTTTGTAAAGTAACTGTACGTGTCTAATAAGTTGAGGGATATAAGCACTTGCAATGATTTGTTCGACCAAAGCTTCGTCGAGCTTGTCCTCTTCGATTCTTTTTATTGCATTGATTGTAGTATTATAAATATCCAAATATGCAATAGCAGTAGCTGTGTTGATGCAATCTATCACAATATCGGGCTTTGTTTCAGCAATCAACTGATAAAGTGCAGAGTTTTCGACTACATCGGGAGTCAGTTCATAGAAAATATCTTTAATATGAATTTTCCGTCTGTCGGATTCACCGAGAACATCACGGAAATCTATATCTTTCCAATCAGTTCTTGTGAAAATATTTCCCCATTTACCATCGAACATATCCGGATTTTTGTTCGGATATTCATTTCTTAACATTTGAACAGCATCTTCAGCTTCACTTTGTTTAAGTGAAGATACTATTAATTGAGCCGGATTGTGTTCCATCAGCTTGTGGCAAATTGCCGCTCCTACCAGTCCCCAACCGCCTAAAACGAGAATTTTTGATCCTTCGATATTCATTTTCAAATCCAAAAAAATAGTTTAGAAAAAAGGCTAACATTATCTTGTAAATTAATAAATTTCAGCTTTATAGCCAAATCTTTTTGAAAAATAATCTTTTAGGCTACGTTTCGCAGATTCCAATTTTCAAAGAACAAATATTTTTTAAAAAAATTTCTCTCTCATTTATATATGACACAACAAAGTCGTTTTTATCTCAGGAAAAGTAAAAAAAGTTGAAAAAAGTGAAAAAAAAGTGAAAAAAAGTGAAAATAGTTGGGAAATCATTAAATAATTTCAGAGAGTTAGGCTTGGCTAAACATTTTTCCCTAACCATTTGCCATTTTTAACTTCTCTAAAACCGATGAAAGCGAAAAATATTATTGCTATCAGCATACTAAACCAAATTCCGATTTGGTCGTTTATTGAACTTGAAATAATATATGCGGCAGGCAGTTGAACACAAATCAATGATAATGTAACTATCACAAGGCTTCGGAAATAATCGCCTGCTCCACTAATTACCCTGATAGAAGCTATTCCGATTGAGAATGGAATATAACTGAATGCTGCAAATTTGAGATATTTGTCCAGTTCAGAGATTATAAGTTCATCATTTACAAAAATATAACCAATATTTTTGCCAAAAAAGAACACGAGTACACCAAGAATGCCAAGTAAAACTGTCAACTGCTTTATGGCGGACTTATGGTATAGAAATACTCTTTCGGGCTTACCTGCTCCGATGTTCTGCCCTGTAATTACTTCGAGCGAAGCTCCCATTGCAAAAATCACCATCGAAACGAGAAGGTCTATCTTTAGCCCAATTATATATGTACTCAAAATTTCGGTTCCGAATATATTTGCATTGGCTGCCAACCCCATACTCGTAATACTAACTGCGATTAATTGTAATGATGCCGGCATACCAAGTTTGGTTATCCTTTTGAAAATATCAAAACGAAGCCGGAAATATTTCAGTTTAAGTTCGATTCTTTCAAATTTGTAGTGCAGAACAGCAAGGGCTATTATTGCACCGAATATTTGGGCAATACTTGTGCCTATACCTGCTCCATAAATTTCTAATCGTGGAAATGGTCCTATGCCGAAAACCAATAAAGGTGTGAAGATAAAATTCAGCACGTTTGCGGTTATCAGAATTAACATTGGGTAAAAAGTATTTCCTGAAGCTCTAATCAGAGCATTGATTTGAAAAATCAAAAAATTGAATGGAATCCCCCACAATAATGCTTCGAAATATCGTTTTGACAGTACCTTCACTTCGCCATGAATTCCCAGAAGGCTCAGAATCGGGTCTAAATTGACAAAAAGCAGTATAGCGAGCACGACTCCGAATGTGAACATGTAAAGCAAGCCCTGAACAGATGTTTCACCGGCTTTGTCGAAGTTGCCCTCTCCCACTCGACGTGCGACAATAATCGATGTGCCGATGGCAAATCCGCTACCAATTGCAAATGTAAAAAACCAGATTCGTTCGCTAATACCTAATGCTGCTACCGCAGACGCACCGAGCCTGCTAACAAAAAACAAATCCACCCATGAATAGACCATATGGATTATAAAACTAAAGACAAGTGGCAGAGCATATTCGCGTAATGAGGACTCAATGTTGCCGTTAATTAAATCAACGTTTCGGTTTTTCACTTGAAATTATATTTTGGTAAAAACGACTTAGAATTTGAAAATAAACGTTTTTTCAACCAATTTGTTGAATATAGGTGTTAGATGCTTTTTTATGTAGTCATTTCTGCCATTGTCGTCTATTTCCTTCGTTCTGCAATAATGTTTGCAGGTTCGGTTAAATCCAAACAGGCTCAGATAATCAAAGCTGATTCAGGCTACCTTCCCTTTGTTTCAGTTATTGTTCCTTCGCGTAATGAAGAAAACAACATCGAAACATGCATTCATTCATTAATGCAATCAAGTTACCCTCATGATAGATTTGAAGTTGTTGCTGTAAACGACCGCTCAACTGATGCAACCGGCGAAATTTTAAAAAGTCTGTCGCAAGTTTACACTAATCTCAAAATTGTAGAAATCAGCGAATCAACTGCAATCCCGAATCTAAAGGGAAAAGCAGGTGCTTTGCATAGGGGCATTAATGAATCGATGGGTGAAATAGTTATGATGACTGATGCAGATTGCGTTGTTCCCAAAACATGGATTCAATCTATTTCAGAATATTATTCTGATATCAGAGTAGGACTTGTGGCTGGATTCACTATGGTTAAGCATAATAGTGAATTCGATAAAATTCAAGCGGTCGAATGGATTTATATGCATACAATGGCAAGTGCAGGAGTTGCGTTGGGCAAACCTTTAGGCTGTTTTGGCAATAATTTGAGTATCAGACGAAGCGTTTATGATAAAATCGGTGGTTACGAAAATATCAAATTCTCAGTGACTGAAGATTTGGCTTTGATTCAGGCAGTTCACAAAACAGGAGCCAAAGTTCATTATCCTTGTAGCTGGGAGTCAAGTGTGTCAACTTTGCCTTGCGCAACATTTGCCGAATACATTTCGCAGCACCGAAGATGGGCAATCGGTGGTTTGAACTTGGGTTGGGTAGCCCCTGTTTTTGTTCTGAGCAATGTATTGATTTGGGCTGCTATTATAATCGCAATATTTTCGGGAAATTTGATTTGGTTGTTAGCAGTGCTTTTTGTCCGAGTTTTTGGCGATTTCTCACTCATTATGACCTCAATCGGCAAACTAAATCACGAACATCTTCAGAGCAGAATACTATCTTCGATACTATATTTTATGATTATCGAATTGATTATACCACCGATGTTGATAGATAAAAAAATTGTATGGAAAGGTCAGGTCTTCGGTAAATAGCAACCGAATAAAAAAAATGAATCAATAATGAGTGTGCCTCTTATTGATTCATTTCGATAAATTTCAATTTTTAACTTTTTGTTGTGCTGTCTTCATCAGTCACATCTGTTTCCGATACAGATTCAGATTCAATTTCTTGATTGGTAATTTCTTCTTTTTCAGGTAAATGATTAGTATCATCGATAATATCTTCATATGCAATATCGTCTGATAGTAACTCATAATTGGTGGGTGTGCCGTTTTCTTCTTCATGTTCTTCATGCACGTGATGGTAGCCGTCAATCATAGACTTGAAATTCGCACCTATTGTATCGCCATGAGTAGCTAAATAAATATGTCCGAACATGAAAATGCTCAATAAATATCCTGCTACACTATGCAAAACTGCCATGGGCCATACTCCACCCATTCCCATGATTTCTCCGGGAGCTAATTCCGGAAACAGCAACAACCAGCCGCTGATTATAATGGTAGGCATCATGAAAAATATGATTCCGTAGTAAGACACTTGTTGGAGCGGGTTGAATTTATCTTTTTCAGAAATATGATAAGGGTGCGGTTCGCCTCTGAAAATTCCATAAATATAATATCTTCCTTGCTTCACCAATCGTTCATATATTCCTTTCATCACAGGAATGTAGTACTTGTAATTGCCGGATTTTATATTCAAAATTGTAAATACCAGAAACAGTAAACTCAATATTATCCCGGCTACATTATGTGTTACAATTGCATATTCAA includes:
- a CDS encoding glycosyltransferase, with product MLFYVVISAIVVYFLRSAIMFAGSVKSKQAQIIKADSGYLPFVSVIVPSRNEENNIETCIHSLMQSSYPHDRFEVVAVNDRSTDATGEILKSLSQVYTNLKIVEISESTAIPNLKGKAGALHRGINESMGEIVMMTDADCVVPKTWIQSISEYYSDIRVGLVAGFTMVKHNSEFDKIQAVEWIYMHTMASAGVALGKPLGCFGNNLSIRRSVYDKIGGYENIKFSVTEDLALIQAVHKTGAKVHYPCSWESSVSTLPCATFAEYISQHRRWAIGGLNLGWVAPVFVLSNVLIWAAIIIAIFSGNLIWLLAVLFVRVFGDFSLIMTSIGKLNHEHLQSRILSSILYFMIIELIIPPMLIDKKIVWKGQVFGK
- a CDS encoding short-chain dehydrogenase yields the protein MNIEGSKILVLGGWGLVGAAICHKLMEHNPAQLIVSSLKQSEAEDAVQMLRNEYPNKNPDMFDGKWGNIFTRTDWKDIDFRDVLGESDRRKIHIKDIFYELTPDVVENSALYQLIAETKPDIVIDCINTATAIAYLDIYNTTINAIKRIEEDKLDEALVEQIIASAYIPQLIRHVQLLYKGLQDAGSKMYFKIGTSGTGGMGFNIPYTHSEERPSRVLLSKNAVAGAQTLLLYILARTPNGPLVKEIKPTAAIAWKKIAYGEVKRKGKTIQLVDMPFDNAKKSDGWLVFDDSEGVVDTGEKFKSVFIDTGENGIFSRGEFQAISALGQMEIITPEEIADYLVHEIRGGNTGKDVIQGLDAFTMGPTYRGGIMRNIAMNKLDKLEQEHGVNSVAFELLGPPRLSKLLYEAYLLKRIVGTMRNINDFSAENLSQQAYDLLNNDTQLRSQILSIGIAVLLPDGKSYVRGADIKIPVRRGETKLELTEANINAWCNEGWIDLRPSSFEEWKQRINNIMEHSNTLPKDDTSSRYNYTNEYWDNFDNIDEGKIVGWVFEFEDKGWRFKR
- a CDS encoding MATE family efflux transporter, encoding MKNRNVDLINGNIESSLREYALPLVFSFIIHMVYSWVDLFFVSRLGASAVAALGISERIWFFTFAIGSGFAIGTSIIVARRVGEGNFDKAGETSVQGLLYMFTFGVVLAILLFVNLDPILSLLGIHGEVKVLSKRYFEALLWGIPFNFLIFQINALIRASGNTFYPMLILITANVLNFIFTPLLVFGIGPFPRLEIYGAGIGTSIAQIFGAIIALAVLHYKFERIELKLKYFRLRFDIFKRITKLGMPASLQLIAVSITSMGLAANANIFGTEILSTYIIGLKIDLLVSMVIFAMGASLEVITGQNIGAGKPERVFLYHKSAIKQLTVLLGILGVLVFFFGKNIGYIFVNDELIISELDKYLKFAAFSYIPFSIGIASIRVISGAGDYFRSLVIVTLSLICVQLPAAYIISSSINDQIGIWFSMLIAIIFFAFIGFREVKNGKWLGKNV
- a CDS encoding T9SS type A sorting domain-containing protein gives rise to the protein MKKYLLLLALLIALPLDYVHAQDKDEDELLRKSKLGEPIPFNSGMTSFPRNFSETGQQNNPTQAAVSTGYYWIDDAESLDPVLFPGVRPNPTVVDTNYQPELWRKIVAGPRMFPKEYWQNNKQEGLPFFRQPADADFWESPTDSTDEAIAGPIPLGIKGGFFFNGLRYDSFYVSTNGVIALTNRRYFYDPNGNRVIPPGATSAYDPMSMDWFAGGVRGRDTLWVRNWNNTQDSINPNTGARVPDRDGLGNIQYKNGLNDPAPDNFGYQFSVLGMDPTNPQAFNPSNTLGGIRTRGGDVMTAINANSKTALIAVFWGDMMLSQYEPESKVRDEHGMAFYKRTYTNDSLIIAFYNAQPKGGLAGPFGNVTMPPDIRPTTTENYVTVDAHVVLSAVDSSITIHFTRLSDGWNTTSRKTPAREVIRYNTTCGVRGFARHVNFGKGGILDGSPWAGEYIQGTTWFQSYRLNNSVVQYPDGKSTVKFKQWQNTIRVADIQYRIRSLDPKIDESEKLKFTQTIPTTLVNDYEMLAGHERLGAIQPVALIQNLTNEIQGPGGVNFVKQDLKFRARFQLRNVITNRVIYNRLVPIDELCLGLTDENPQECMGDPSVRVRLGQSVTVSNGNYNFTPVANFKATGFNGVPPYYFVQVQFPPFEANEFIDNHIGKLRAYIIAEAIDPKSGEKLRDNWPFDDSSKVNLFVMRRYYDDHPNPLYRNFEDDGTVFHVDTETGDVIPSAWKWVNINAEMVSGDIVSKYPLPPRGEYVAANYPIGISSPRTLKSPVIKMNRVQMDGFSEPLPAYMDKRSPNRGGDEIRSFPIDLRGKPNPVLTLSVQRATYEEDQPRGFSDQILKGPEPRVYQNPNPLNPYVNGNAVSAVPDELVVEFAKPTSDGINRITNIKLEDWRHHPFRRGTKDAALTNMAALTVFGGGGHLIGFLESFKDSTLALPGAAASGLFNSLRHDPYDDGFDWEYKKFAIAIPDTFVLWENDGAKYFRFRIKVYATNDKKCLLCIEDDTDDFYVDNIKILYRAEVTDLEVNSVKVNWPYTLVPASQATNVPISVRVSNNTDIDAPGFSVKVKIFRANQLGEKIEDDPIYCRTQVISNLVRRGTSDVNMPGWNARQSQVDTIGFYVLEAMVVMAERDLVKENDSTYSNFTLRFGRYFAYDPPVAQATNSVPGTVPTIGGKGLNFLVPLNPAGTARTGPAYDRIFDGTGAVGGSGSGAIAMKFNLLNSDTLRGFSIYWAGLNRAADQVTFSLYEGGERLPNTNNERARIITTRGGPGFQNIYERYVDYFFSQPMVLEKGTYWIGISQDGQTGMELGASASRMGMRTMATFVSLQGIWGESGITLSIDKNFRKVIQGKLQNDNYFAFQNVAGSLSWIEFTPASGNPAFAHLNHWGNTPYDPQTQTLTNGSWIPMLRPYFGPKSHGYNADVFQWCMDDIPVELLSFDGKIRETGIDLFWETASEENNYGFYVERRINDNDEFDQIGFVEGVGNSTIINRYNYHDNNVNVGSTYQYRLRQMDRDGSQACTYSQIVTLTYDRIGALVLEQNSPNPFASQTLLKFNLPSTQNVKLEVVDIFGNVVRTLENGVLSAGLKTYTFDAIDGNGTPLSNGSYIYRLTAENEILSGKMTIIR
- a CDS encoding cytochrome b/b6 domain-containing protein, coding for MKKLFLYPLWLRFWHWLNAALFILLILTGISIHYSASNDLLMPFEYAIVTHNVAGIILSLLFLVFTILNIKSGNYKYYIPVMKGIYERLVKQGRYYIYGIFRGEPHPYHISEKDKFNPLQQVSYYGIIFFMMPTIIISGWLLLFPELAPGEIMGMGGVWPMAVLHSVAGYLLSIFMFGHIYLATHGDTIGANFKSMIDGYHHVHEEHEEENGTPTNYELLSDDIAYEDIIDDTNHLPEKEEITNQEIESESVSETDVTDEDSTTKS